From Klebsiella electrica, the proteins below share one genomic window:
- a CDS encoding ABC transporter permease, with amino-acid sequence MSKALTVNATASGRQRFFDFLYKWGMLLTVVALIAVFGLASDNFLDPFNIINILRSIAIVTVIAIGVSVSLTIGGFDLSVGSTASLANALVISLFVWHGFGTTEAILVTLALCTLVGLFNAFLIVVLRIPDMLATLASLFVIQGVAMTYSYGGSITENMVLPSGDMAEGVIPAAFGALGQVPTIVIVMLVVTVVAQLALSFTTHGRRMYAIGGNPEAARLSGLRITRYKVAAYVIASLLAGLGGILLASRIGSSQVNAGSGYLMDAVAAAWIGFSLAGSGKPNALGTLVGAVILGVLSNGLVMLSVPYYAMDIIKGLVLAGALALTYFQRRT; translated from the coding sequence GTGAGCAAGGCCCTGACAGTGAACGCGACGGCATCGGGTCGTCAGCGATTTTTTGATTTTCTTTATAAATGGGGCATGTTGCTGACCGTGGTGGCGCTGATCGCCGTTTTTGGCCTCGCCTCGGACAACTTCCTCGACCCGTTCAATATCATCAACATTTTGCGCTCCATCGCCATTGTGACGGTGATTGCGATTGGCGTCTCTGTGTCGTTGACCATCGGCGGCTTTGACCTGTCGGTGGGCTCAACGGCCTCGCTGGCAAACGCGCTGGTTATCTCGCTGTTTGTCTGGCACGGCTTTGGCACTACTGAGGCGATCCTGGTCACCCTGGCGCTCTGTACGCTGGTGGGGCTGTTCAACGCTTTTTTGATTGTCGTCCTGCGCATTCCCGACATGCTCGCCACCCTCGCCAGCCTGTTTGTGATTCAGGGCGTGGCAATGACCTACAGCTACGGCGGCTCGATTACCGAGAACATGGTATTGCCGAGCGGTGACATGGCGGAAGGGGTGATTCCGGCCGCCTTCGGTGCGTTGGGACAGGTGCCTACGATTGTGATCGTGATGCTGGTGGTGACCGTGGTTGCCCAGCTGGCGCTCTCGTTCACCACGCACGGGCGCAGAATGTACGCCATCGGCGGAAACCCAGAGGCTGCGCGGCTCTCCGGGCTGCGCATCACCCGCTATAAAGTGGCGGCCTATGTTATCGCCTCGCTGCTGGCCGGGCTGGGCGGCATTTTACTGGCCTCGCGCATCGGTTCCTCGCAGGTTAATGCCGGCAGCGGCTACCTGATGGATGCGGTGGCGGCGGCGTGGATTGGCTTTTCCCTGGCGGGTTCAGGTAAACCGAACGCGCTGGGCACGCTGGTGGGGGCGGTGATTCTTGGCGTGCTCTCCAACGGCCTGGTGATGCTGTCGGTGCCGTACTACGCCATGGACATTATTAAAGGGCTGGTGCTGGCTGGCGCGCTCGCACTGACCTACTTTCAGCGCCGCACATAA
- a CDS encoding sugar ABC transporter ATP-binding protein, translating to MTVNRLEMNNINLAFSGFRALSNVAFTLRGGSVHALTGANGAGKSTLMAVLCGTHAHYEGEIVINNQPVSVRSPRDAKQLGIHLVQQEVDVALVPGLSIAENIMLDRLAEPGLGFSWRAVREQAREALAQLDITLDVRRPIDSCTLAEKQQILLARALSHHCRFLILDEPTAPLDQHESERLFTVVRRLQQQGIGVVFISHRIHELKAICDTLTVLRDGKLIESCPMNDLSGEQIVEKMLGHELSDIFPPKRPPHGEEILLQVDGLHDEGLLQGISLRLRKGEILGIAGLAGAGKTELCKALFGASKSRLTRGELNSQPWRPRDPADSVLRGLALVPEERRKEGIFIEEPIGMNLAVSADNSFSRWSLFGHRQAWRWAEEVIARIGIRTTGPGQTLRRLSGGNQQKVAIGKWLRGNANVLIFDEPTKGVDVKAKTDLFTLIDGLAREGKGVIYASGEFSELVGLCDRICVLWDGRIVAEIPGAEAREETLLYYSTGGAAA from the coding sequence ATGACAGTGAATCGTCTTGAGATGAACAACATTAATCTGGCCTTTTCCGGTTTCAGGGCGCTGAGCAATGTGGCGTTCACCCTGCGGGGAGGGTCGGTACACGCGCTGACCGGTGCTAACGGGGCGGGGAAATCGACGCTGATGGCGGTGCTATGCGGAACGCACGCCCACTATGAGGGCGAGATCGTCATCAATAACCAGCCGGTGAGCGTTCGCTCGCCGCGGGATGCGAAACAGCTGGGCATTCATCTGGTGCAGCAGGAGGTCGATGTGGCGCTGGTGCCCGGCCTGTCCATTGCGGAAAACATTATGCTGGATCGCCTGGCGGAGCCGGGGCTGGGCTTTAGCTGGCGCGCGGTGCGCGAACAGGCGCGCGAGGCTCTGGCCCAACTGGATATTACGCTCGATGTGCGTCGCCCCATCGACAGCTGTACCCTCGCGGAGAAGCAGCAGATTCTGCTGGCCCGCGCGCTGTCGCACCATTGCCGGTTTTTGATTCTGGATGAACCTACCGCGCCGCTCGATCAGCATGAAAGCGAGCGCCTGTTTACGGTGGTACGCCGCCTGCAACAGCAGGGGATCGGCGTGGTGTTTATCTCCCACCGCATTCATGAGCTGAAGGCTATCTGCGACACCCTGACGGTGTTGCGCGACGGGAAGCTGATTGAGAGCTGCCCGATGAACGATCTGAGCGGCGAGCAGATCGTCGAGAAGATGCTCGGCCACGAGCTGAGCGATATCTTCCCGCCGAAACGTCCGCCGCACGGCGAAGAGATTCTGTTACAGGTTGACGGTCTGCATGATGAGGGGCTGCTGCAGGGTATTTCGCTGCGTCTGCGCAAAGGCGAAATCCTTGGTATCGCCGGCCTGGCCGGGGCGGGAAAAACCGAACTGTGCAAAGCGCTGTTTGGCGCCAGCAAAAGCCGCCTGACGCGCGGGGAGTTGAACAGCCAGCCGTGGCGACCTCGCGACCCGGCCGATTCTGTGCTGCGCGGGCTGGCGCTGGTGCCGGAAGAGCGGCGCAAAGAGGGCATTTTTATCGAAGAACCGATCGGTATGAATCTGGCGGTTAGCGCCGATAACAGCTTTTCGCGCTGGAGCCTGTTCGGCCATCGCCAGGCATGGCGCTGGGCGGAAGAGGTGATTGCCCGCATCGGCATTCGTACCACCGGTCCGGGCCAGACCCTGCGTCGGCTGTCCGGCGGTAATCAGCAGAAGGTGGCGATCGGCAAATGGCTGCGCGGCAACGCCAACGTCTTGATATTCGATGAGCCGACCAAGGGCGTCGATGTGAAAGCAAAAACCGACCTGTTCACCCTGATCGACGGGCTGGCGCGAGAGGGCAAAGGGGTGATTTATGCCTCGGGCGAATTTTCTGAGCTGGTGGGATTGTGCGACCGCATTTGCGTGTTGTGGGATGGCCGTATCGTCGCAGAAATACCGGGCGCTGAGGCCCGGGAAGAGACACTACTTTATTACTCCACCGGAGGAGCAGCAGCGTGA
- a CDS encoding oxidoreductase, whose protein sequence is MSNSDIRVVPGPANYFSHDGSLARLHDFYSDEQLARAIWIYGERAIAGAQAFLPQAFHAVGAKKVLFSGHCSESDVAQLVAEAGDDRAVVIGVGGGALLDTAKAVARRLGLPVVAIPTIAATCAAWTPLSVWYNDAGQALHFEIFDDANFLVLVEPQIILNAPAEYLLAGIGDTLAKWYEAVVLAPKPETLPLTVRLGINGALAIRDVLLQSSETALADQQHGELSQAFRDVTDAIIAGGGMVGGLGERYTRVAAAHAVHNGLTILPQTDKFLHGTKVAYGILVQSALLGQDDVLAQLINAWQRFNLPTTLAELDVDIHNRDELDRVIAHTLRPVESIHFLPVELTPQSLAAAFEKVENFRRQVH, encoded by the coding sequence ATGAGCAACAGCGATATCCGCGTAGTACCCGGCCCGGCTAACTATTTTTCCCATGACGGCAGCCTTGCCCGCCTGCACGATTTTTACAGCGACGAGCAGCTTGCCCGCGCCATCTGGATCTACGGCGAGCGCGCCATCGCCGGTGCGCAGGCGTTCCTGCCGCAGGCGTTTCACGCCGTCGGCGCCAAAAAAGTGCTGTTTAGCGGGCACTGCAGCGAAAGCGACGTCGCGCAGCTGGTCGCCGAAGCCGGGGATGACCGGGCCGTGGTGATCGGCGTCGGCGGCGGCGCACTGCTGGATACCGCCAAGGCCGTGGCCCGCCGCTTAGGCCTGCCGGTGGTAGCCATTCCGACCATCGCCGCCACCTGTGCCGCGTGGACCCCGCTGTCGGTGTGGTACAACGACGCCGGGCAGGCGCTGCATTTTGAAATCTTCGATGACGCCAACTTCCTGGTGCTGGTGGAGCCGCAAATCATCCTCAACGCCCCGGCGGAATATCTGCTGGCGGGAATCGGCGATACGCTGGCGAAATGGTATGAGGCGGTGGTGCTGGCACCGAAACCGGAAACGTTGCCGCTGACCGTACGCCTGGGGATTAACGGCGCGCTGGCCATTCGCGACGTTCTGCTGCAAAGCAGCGAGACCGCGCTGGCGGATCAGCAGCACGGCGAGCTGTCGCAGGCGTTCCGCGATGTGACGGATGCCATTATCGCTGGCGGCGGGATGGTCGGCGGCTTAGGCGAACGCTATACCCGCGTCGCCGCCGCCCATGCGGTGCATAACGGCCTGACAATTCTGCCGCAGACCGATAAATTCCTGCATGGCACCAAGGTCGCCTACGGCATTCTGGTGCAAAGCGCCCTGCTGGGTCAGGACGATGTGCTGGCTCAGTTGATTAACGCCTGGCAGCGTTTCAACCTGCCCACCACCCTGGCGGAACTCGACGTGGATATCCACAACCGCGACGAACTGGATCGGGTCATCGCCCATACTCTGCGCCCGGTGGAATCAATCCACTTCCTGCCGGTGGAACTAACGCCGCAAAGCCTGGCCGCCGCGTTTGAGAAAGTGGAAAACTTCCGCAGACAGGTGCATTGA
- a CDS encoding YbdD/YjiX family protein: protein MFDTLSKAGKYLGQAAKMMIGVPDYDNYVEHIRQTHPEQTPMTYEEFFRERQDARYGGKGGAKCC, encoded by the coding sequence ATGTTTGATACCCTTTCGAAAGCCGGGAAGTATTTGGGTCAGGCGGCGAAAATGATGATCGGCGTGCCCGATTACGATAATTATGTCGAGCATATTCGCCAGACGCATCCTGAGCAAACGCCGATGACCTATGAAGAGTTCTTTCGCGAGCGACAGGATGCGCGCTACGGCGGAAAAGGCGGCGCGAAGTGTTGTTAA
- the cstA gene encoding pyruvate/proton symporter CstA encodes MNHSGKYLIWTLLSVVGAFALGYIALNRGEQINALWIVVAAVCIYLIAYRFYGLYIANNVLAVDPTRMTPAVRHNDGLDYVPTDKKVLFGHHFAAIAGAGPLVGPVLAAQMGYLPGMIWILAGVVLAGAVQDFMVLFVSTRRDGRSLGELVKEEMGPTAGVLALVACFMIMVIILAVLAMIVVKALTHSPWGTYTVAFTIPLAIFMGIYIRYLRPGRIGEVSVIGLVMLVFAIVSGGWVAESPTWAPWFDYTGVQLTWILVGYGFIAAVLPVWLLLAPRDYLSTFLKIGTIVGLAIGILIMRPTLTMPALTKFIDGTGPVWSGSMFPFLFITIACGAVSGFHALISSGTTPKMLANEGQACFIGYGGMLMESFVAIMALVAACVIDPGVYFAMNSPMAVLAPAGTTDVVASAAQVVSSWGFSITPDTLRQIASEVGEQSIISRAGGAPTLAVGMAYILHGSLGGLMDVSFWYHFAILFEALFILTAVDAGTRAARFMLQDLLGVISPGLKKTNSLPANLLATGLCVLAWGYFLHQGVVDPLGGINTLWPLFGIANQMLAGMALMLCAVVLFKMKRERYAWVALLPTTWLLICTLTAGWQKSFSPDTKVGFLAIANKFQAMIDSGTIPPQYTESQLAQLVFNNRLDAGLTLFFMVVVVVLAFFSIKTALAALKEDKPTAKETPYEALPDGAEPMAAQAKRAH; translated from the coding sequence ATGAATCATTCAGGGAAATACCTCATCTGGACATTGCTCTCGGTTGTCGGAGCCTTTGCCCTCGGCTACATCGCCTTAAACCGGGGTGAACAGATTAATGCGTTATGGATTGTCGTCGCGGCAGTCTGCATTTATCTGATTGCCTATCGTTTTTACGGTCTCTATATCGCCAACAATGTGCTGGCGGTTGACCCTACGCGCATGACCCCCGCCGTTCGGCACAACGACGGCCTTGATTATGTCCCGACCGATAAAAAAGTGCTGTTCGGTCATCATTTTGCGGCGATTGCCGGTGCAGGGCCGCTGGTGGGGCCGGTGCTGGCGGCGCAAATGGGCTATCTGCCGGGAATGATCTGGATCCTCGCCGGGGTGGTGCTGGCTGGCGCGGTGCAGGACTTTATGGTGCTGTTTGTTTCGACCCGCCGCGATGGACGATCTCTCGGCGAGCTGGTGAAAGAAGAGATGGGGCCAACCGCTGGCGTACTGGCGCTGGTAGCCTGCTTTATGATTATGGTGATTATCCTCGCGGTACTGGCGATGATCGTGGTCAAAGCGCTGACCCACAGCCCGTGGGGCACCTATACCGTGGCCTTTACTATCCCGCTGGCGATCTTTATGGGGATCTACATTCGCTACCTGCGTCCGGGACGGATTGGCGAAGTGTCGGTGATTGGTCTGGTGATGCTGGTGTTCGCGATTGTCTCCGGCGGGTGGGTGGCGGAAAGCCCGACCTGGGCGCCGTGGTTTGATTATACCGGCGTACAGCTGACCTGGATTCTGGTGGGCTATGGTTTTATTGCCGCCGTTCTTCCGGTGTGGCTGCTGCTGGCGCCGCGTGATTACCTGTCGACCTTCCTGAAAATCGGCACCATCGTCGGGCTGGCGATTGGTATTTTGATTATGCGCCCGACGCTGACCATGCCAGCGCTGACCAAATTTATTGACGGCACCGGCCCGGTCTGGTCCGGCAGCATGTTCCCGTTCCTGTTTATCACCATCGCCTGCGGCGCGGTCTCCGGCTTCCATGCGCTGATTTCATCCGGGACCACGCCAAAGATGCTGGCGAATGAGGGCCAGGCCTGCTTTATCGGTTATGGCGGCATGCTGATGGAGTCCTTTGTCGCTATCATGGCGCTGGTGGCGGCCTGCGTTATCGATCCGGGCGTCTACTTTGCGATGAACAGCCCGATGGCGGTACTGGCACCGGCTGGCACCACCGATGTGGTGGCCTCTGCCGCGCAGGTGGTCAGCAGCTGGGGCTTTAGCATTACGCCGGATACGCTGCGCCAGATAGCCAGCGAAGTGGGCGAGCAGTCGATCATCTCGCGGGCCGGCGGCGCGCCGACGCTGGCGGTGGGGATGGCCTACATCCTGCACGGCTCGCTGGGCGGCCTGATGGATGTCTCCTTCTGGTATCACTTCGCCATTCTGTTTGAAGCGCTGTTCATCCTGACGGCGGTTGATGCCGGGACCCGTGCGGCGCGCTTTATGCTGCAGGATTTGCTGGGCGTGATAAGCCCAGGCCTGAAGAAAACCAACTCGCTGCCGGCCAACCTGCTGGCGACCGGGCTTTGCGTGCTGGCGTGGGGATACTTCCTGCATCAAGGGGTTGTTGACCCGCTCGGCGGGATTAACACCCTGTGGCCGCTGTTTGGTATCGCGAACCAGATGCTGGCGGGGATGGCATTGATGCTGTGTGCGGTGGTACTGTTTAAAATGAAGCGCGAACGCTATGCCTGGGTGGCGCTGCTGCCGACGACCTGGCTGTTGATTTGCACTCTGACCGCCGGCTGGCAGAAGTCGTTCAGCCCGGATACCAAAGTCGGCTTCCTGGCGATTGCCAATAAGTTCCAGGCGATGATCGACAGCGGTACGATTCCGCCTCAGTACACCGAATCTCAGCTGGCGCAGCTGGTCTTTAACAACCGCCTGGATGCGGGGTTAACCCTCTTCTTTATGGTGGTCGTGGTGGTGCTGGCGTTCTTCTCCATCAAAACCGCGCTGGCGGCGTTGAAAGAGGATAAACCGACGGCGAAAGAGACGCCTTATGAGGCGTTACCTGACGGCGCAGAGCCGATGGCGGCTCAGGCAAAGCGCGCACATTAA
- the entH gene encoding proofreading thioesterase EntH, protein MAWKRQLTLEALNATSENTMVAHLGIVYTRLEEGLLEASMPVDARTHQPFGLLHGGASAALAETLGSMAGWLMSEEGQCVVGTELNATHHRAVSSGRVRGECRPLHLGRQNQSWEIAVFDERGRRCCTCRLSTAVLG, encoded by the coding sequence ATGGCCTGGAAACGTCAGTTGACGCTGGAGGCGCTTAATGCCACCAGCGAAAATACGATGGTGGCGCATCTGGGGATCGTCTACACCCGGCTGGAAGAGGGGCTGCTGGAGGCGAGTATGCCGGTTGATGCGCGTACGCATCAGCCGTTTGGTCTGCTGCACGGCGGAGCGTCGGCGGCGCTGGCGGAGACGCTGGGGTCGATGGCCGGCTGGCTGATGAGCGAAGAGGGGCAGTGCGTGGTGGGGACCGAGCTGAATGCGACCCATCATCGGGCGGTCTCAAGCGGTCGCGTGCGCGGCGAGTGTCGCCCTCTACACCTGGGACGTCAGAATCAGAGCTGGGAGATTGCGGTGTTCGACGAGCGGGGCCGCCGCTGCTGTACCTGCCGCCTGAGCACGGCGGTCCTCGGCTGA
- the entA gene encoding 2,3-dihydro-2,3-dihydroxybenzoate dehydrogenase EntA, translating to MAALDFQGQTVWVTGAGKGIGYATALAFVEAGARVSGFDLAFEGDDYPFATHTLDVANAQQVAGVCGHLLQGIDRLDVLVNAAGILRMGATDELSLDAWQQTFAVNVGGAFNLFQQTMGQFRRQQGGAIVTVASDAAHTPRIGMSAYGASKAALKSLALTVGLELAGSGVRCNLVSPGSTDTDMQRTLWLSEDAEQRRIRGFGEQFKLGIPLGKIARPQEIASTILFLASDHASHITLQDIVVDGGSTLGA from the coding sequence GTGGCCGCGCTGGATTTTCAGGGGCAAACCGTTTGGGTCACCGGCGCCGGTAAAGGCATTGGTTACGCGACGGCGCTGGCGTTTGTCGAAGCCGGCGCCCGGGTAAGCGGTTTCGATCTCGCGTTTGAGGGGGATGACTATCCCTTTGCCACCCACACGCTGGATGTTGCCAATGCGCAGCAGGTGGCCGGGGTCTGCGGACATCTGCTGCAAGGCATTGACCGGCTGGATGTGCTGGTTAACGCCGCGGGAATTTTGCGCATGGGCGCGACCGACGAGCTGAGTCTGGACGCATGGCAGCAGACTTTCGCCGTCAACGTCGGCGGGGCGTTTAACCTGTTTCAGCAGACGATGGGCCAGTTCCGTCGCCAGCAGGGCGGAGCCATCGTCACCGTCGCCTCCGATGCCGCGCATACGCCGCGCATCGGCATGAGCGCCTACGGCGCCTCAAAGGCGGCGCTGAAAAGTCTGGCGCTGACCGTGGGCCTCGAGCTGGCGGGCAGCGGCGTACGCTGCAACCTGGTCTCTCCGGGCTCCACCGACACCGATATGCAGCGCACGCTGTGGCTGAGTGAGGATGCCGAGCAGCGCCGTATCCGCGGTTTCGGCGAGCAGTTTAAGCTCGGGATCCCGTTGGGTAAAATTGCGCGCCCGCAGGAGATTGCCAGCACGATCCTGTTCCTCGCTTCCGATCACGCCAGCCATATCACGCTGCAGGATATCGTGGTCGACGGCGGCTCGACGCTGGGGGCGTAA
- a CDS encoding isochorismatase, with the protein MAIPQLQAYALPEASDIPVNKVNWAFEPSRAALLIHDMQEYFLNFWGEDSAMMAKVVANIAALREFCKRNNIPVFYTAQPKEQSDEDRALLNDMWGPGLTRSPEQQRVIAALAPDEHDTVLVKWRYSAFHRSPLEERLKESGRDQLIITGVYAHIGCMTTATDAFMRDIKPFFIADALADFSREEHLMSLKYVAGRCGRVVMTEELLPLPASKTALRALVLPLLDESDEPMDDENLIDYGLDSVRMMALAARWRKVHGDIDFVMLAKNPTIDAWWALLSREVK; encoded by the coding sequence ATGGCCATCCCTCAATTACAGGCTTACGCGCTGCCGGAAGCCAGCGACATCCCGGTGAATAAAGTGAACTGGGCCTTTGAGCCTTCCCGCGCTGCGCTGTTGATCCACGACATGCAGGAGTATTTCCTCAACTTCTGGGGGGAAGACAGCGCGATGATGGCGAAAGTGGTGGCGAACATTGCCGCGCTGCGCGAGTTCTGCAAACGGAATAACATTCCGGTGTTTTACACCGCGCAGCCGAAAGAGCAAAGCGATGAAGATCGCGCCCTGCTAAATGATATGTGGGGGCCGGGGTTGACCCGTTCACCGGAGCAGCAGCGGGTGATTGCCGCGCTGGCGCCGGATGAACACGACACCGTGCTGGTGAAGTGGCGCTACAGCGCGTTTCACCGTTCGCCGCTGGAAGAGAGGCTCAAAGAGAGCGGCCGCGATCAGCTGATTATCACCGGCGTCTATGCCCATATTGGCTGTATGACCACCGCGACCGACGCCTTTATGCGCGATATTAAACCGTTCTTCATCGCCGATGCGCTGGCGGACTTTAGCCGCGAAGAACATCTGATGTCGCTGAAATATGTTGCCGGCCGCTGCGGTCGCGTCGTCATGACCGAAGAGCTGCTGCCGCTGCCGGCCTCAAAAACGGCGCTGCGGGCGCTGGTGCTGCCGCTGCTCGATGAATCCGACGAGCCCATGGATGACGAAAACCTGATCGACTACGGTCTGGACTCCGTACGAATGATGGCGCTGGCCGCCCGCTGGCGCAAAGTGCACGGCGATATTGACTTCGTGATGCTGGCGAAAAACCCGACCATTGACGCCTGGTGGGCGCTGCTCTCCCGTGAGGTGAAATAG
- the entE gene encoding (2,3-dihydroxybenzoyl)adenylate synthase EntE, with product MIAFNRWPESFAARYREKGYWQDLPLTNLITRHADSDAIAIIDGAKQYSYRQFNQLVDNLASSLQHLGLKRGETALVQLGNVAEFYITLFALLRIGVAPVNALFSHQRSELNAYATQIEPALLIADREHALFAADHFLNSFVEQHASVRVVLLRNDCSEYDLAAAIARPAENFIANPTPADEVAFFQLSGGSTGTPKLIPRTHNDYDYSIRRSNEICGISAQTRYLNALPAAHNYAMSSPGSLGVFLAGGRVILAADPSATLCFPLIEQHQINVAALVPPAVSLWLQAIREGAGNAPLRSLTLLQVGGARLSATLAARIPAEIGCQLQQVFGMAEGLVNYTRLNDSLERIINTQGCPMCPDDEVWVADADGNPLPRGEVGRLMTRGPYTFRGYYNSPQHNAEAFDVDGFYCSGDLISIDEDGYITVQGREKDQINRGGEKIAAEEVENLLLRHPAVIHAALVSMEDSLLGEKSCAYLVVKEPLRAVAVRRFLREQGVAEFKLPDRVECVDALPLTPVGKVDKKQLRQWLASREPG from the coding sequence ATGATTGCATTTAACCGCTGGCCGGAAAGTTTTGCCGCCCGCTACCGCGAAAAGGGCTACTGGCAGGATCTGCCGCTCACCAACCTGATTACCCGTCACGCCGACAGCGACGCCATCGCCATTATCGACGGTGCTAAGCAGTACAGCTATCGTCAGTTCAATCAGCTGGTGGATAACCTGGCCTCATCGCTTCAGCATCTGGGGCTCAAGCGCGGCGAAACCGCGCTGGTGCAGTTGGGCAACGTCGCCGAGTTCTACATCACCCTGTTCGCGCTGCTGCGCATCGGGGTGGCGCCGGTGAACGCGTTGTTCAGCCATCAGCGCAGCGAGCTGAATGCCTACGCGACGCAAATTGAGCCCGCGCTGCTGATTGCCGATCGCGAGCATGCGCTGTTTGCCGCTGACCATTTCCTGAATAGCTTTGTTGAGCAGCACGCGTCAGTACGGGTTGTGCTGCTGCGCAACGATTGCAGCGAATACGATCTGGCGGCGGCGATCGCGCGGCCAGCGGAGAACTTTATCGCTAATCCGACACCTGCCGATGAAGTGGCCTTTTTCCAGCTCTCCGGCGGCAGTACCGGTACGCCGAAGCTGATACCTCGCACCCATAACGACTACGACTACAGCATCCGTCGCAGTAACGAAATTTGCGGCATCAGCGCGCAAACCCGCTACCTCAACGCGCTGCCCGCTGCCCACAACTACGCGATGAGCTCGCCGGGTTCCCTTGGCGTGTTTCTCGCCGGTGGCCGGGTGATTCTGGCCGCCGATCCGAGCGCAACCCTGTGCTTCCCGCTGATCGAGCAACATCAGATTAACGTCGCTGCGCTGGTACCGCCGGCGGTCAGCCTGTGGCTACAGGCGATCCGCGAAGGGGCCGGGAATGCGCCGCTGCGTTCGCTGACGCTGCTGCAGGTCGGCGGCGCGCGCCTGTCGGCAACGCTGGCGGCGCGGATCCCGGCGGAGATTGGCTGCCAGCTTCAGCAGGTCTTCGGCATGGCGGAAGGGCTGGTGAACTACACCCGCCTCAACGACAGCCTTGAACGCATTATCAATACCCAGGGTTGCCCGATGTGCCCGGACGATGAGGTCTGGGTCGCCGATGCCGACGGCAACCCGCTGCCGCGCGGCGAGGTGGGGCGTCTGATGACCCGGGGTCCATACACTTTCCGCGGCTACTACAACAGTCCGCAGCACAACGCCGAAGCGTTTGATGTCGATGGTTTTTACTGTTCCGGCGATCTTATCTCGATCGACGAGGACGGCTACATCACCGTGCAGGGGCGGGAAAAAGATCAGATTAACCGCGGCGGCGAGAAGATCGCGGCGGAGGAGGTTGAAAACCTGCTGCTGCGTCATCCGGCGGTGATCCATGCCGCGCTGGTCAGCATGGAAGATAGCCTGCTGGGCGAGAAAAGCTGCGCGTACCTGGTGGTGAAAGAGCCGCTGCGTGCGGTGGCGGTACGTCGCTTCCTGCGCGAGCAGGGCGTCGCGGAATTTAAACTGCCGGACCGCGTGGAGTGCGTGGATGCACTGCCGCTGACGCCGGTGGGCAAAGTCGATAAAAAACAATTACGTCAGTGGCTGGCTTCACGCGAGCCGGGCTGA
- the entC gene encoding isochorismate synthase EntC: protein METSLAEEVREKNMTLSPESFFFMSPHRSFQTAGCFRRFSHSAADGALLNGKFQHHMAAAFTDAKAAGIRKPVMVGAIPFDTNQPSELFIPESLEHFSRTGKQQSARYSCTRTAMDVVARQDIPQQDVFMAMVERAAELTATPEVDKVVLSRLIDITTRECVDSGALLERLIAQNPASFNFHVPLSDGGVLLGASPELLLRKEGDRFSSLPLAGSARRQPDDVLDREAGNKLLTSGKDRHEHELVTQAMKMVLTPRCRELSLPDSPQLVTTPTLWHLATPIEGTALAQENAMSLACLLHPTPALSGFPHQVAKRLIAELEPFDRQLFGGIVGWCDDEGNGEWVVTIRCARLRNRTLRLFAGAGIVPASSPLGEWRETGVKLTTMLNVFGLN from the coding sequence ATGGAAACGTCACTGGCCGAGGAGGTACGGGAAAAAAATATGACTCTGTCGCCGGAAAGCTTCTTCTTTATGTCGCCGCACCGCAGTTTTCAGACCGCGGGCTGTTTTCGCCGTTTTTCCCATTCTGCCGCCGATGGCGCGCTGCTCAACGGCAAATTCCAGCACCACATGGCGGCCGCGTTCACCGACGCGAAGGCTGCCGGGATCCGTAAACCGGTGATGGTCGGCGCTATCCCGTTTGATACCAACCAGCCTTCCGAGCTGTTTATTCCTGAGAGCCTGGAACACTTCTCCCGTACCGGTAAACAACAGTCGGCGCGCTACTCCTGCACCCGGACGGCAATGGATGTCGTGGCGCGTCAGGACATTCCGCAACAGGATGTGTTTATGGCGATGGTGGAGCGGGCCGCTGAGCTGACCGCGACGCCGGAAGTGGACAAGGTTGTCCTGTCGCGCCTGATCGATATTACCACCCGCGAATGCGTGGACAGCGGCGCGCTGCTTGAGCGCCTGATCGCGCAGAATCCTGCCAGCTTTAATTTCCACGTGCCGCTCTCCGACGGCGGCGTACTGCTGGGCGCCAGCCCGGAACTGCTGCTACGCAAAGAGGGCGATCGTTTCAGCTCCCTGCCGCTGGCCGGTTCGGCCCGTCGCCAGCCGGATGACGTGCTGGATCGCGAAGCGGGTAACAAACTGCTGACATCCGGAAAAGATCGCCACGAGCACGAACTGGTGACTCAGGCGATGAAGATGGTGCTGACGCCGCGCTGTCGTGAGCTGTCGCTGCCGGATTCTCCGCAGCTGGTCACCACGCCGACGCTGTGGCATCTGGCGACGCCGATTGAAGGGACAGCGCTGGCGCAGGAAAACGCGATGTCGCTGGCCTGCCTGCTGCATCCGACCCCGGCCCTGAGCGGTTTCCCCCATCAGGTGGCGAAACGGCTGATTGCCGAGCTGGAACCGTTCGATCGCCAGCTGTTTGGCGGCATCGTTGGCTGGTGTGATGACGAAGGGAACGGCGAGTGGGTGGTGACGATTCGCTGCGCCCGCCTGCGCAATCGCACGCTGCGTCTGTTCGCCGGCGCGGGGATTGTCCCGGCCTCCTCTCCGCTAGGGGAGTGGCGCGAAACCGGCGTCAAACTGACGACCATGCTGAATGTGTTTGGCTTGAATTAA